One Streptomyces sp. NBC_01351 genomic region harbors:
- a CDS encoding DUF2637 domain-containing protein produces MTITEVPQSAAPDTPVSRPSIAVSDTPERLSGAAGGGSRTDKRKPIKPARDRLMTALSLAAAVGGTLVGVIGFAMSYSTLAKVALSWGFSTELAPWFPVGVDASIIAFLALDLYLIRKNTPWPLLRMAAHVMTGATIWFNASSQGQISADPVKAASHGVMPVLFVIGVEAARRLIIQKARLEAGTVTDRIPMHRWILSPFATPRFYRRMRLHGIASYPEMIRRQQDLIGYEQWLKRKYDGDLSKATEDELLPMKMAAHGYTVAEALAMPERQEREGEARAEEAERRRLDAETRQELARKQAEADRLEAEGKLEAVRARVEGETGQARAHARAQVSAAERAAELEEAALETAVIAEARAREAEAARKEAQEREAKAAADIRAAELECQAAEKRKLAAEADRVAAAEAQAIETAEIAEARQRAAEADRVAAETEKAAAETRRRAAEADRLGAEENERKALADANTQAARKREAETEVAAAEARLAAAEIERRAVEIEDSAKLTPRERAVRKVARMILAVGDDASRPTLADIQRELAVSSTDTASKYRQEAVDLLACGYRPEQ; encoded by the coding sequence ATGACGATCACCGAAGTGCCGCAGAGCGCGGCGCCCGACACCCCCGTTTCGCGGCCGTCGATCGCCGTTTCGGACACGCCCGAGAGGCTTTCGGGCGCGGCCGGGGGCGGTTCACGGACGGATAAGCGGAAGCCGATCAAGCCCGCCCGTGACCGGCTGATGACCGCCTTGTCGCTCGCCGCCGCCGTCGGCGGGACGTTGGTCGGCGTCATCGGCTTCGCGATGTCCTACAGCACCCTGGCAAAGGTCGCCCTGAGCTGGGGATTCAGCACCGAACTGGCCCCCTGGTTCCCGGTCGGCGTGGACGCGAGCATCATTGCGTTCCTCGCCTTGGACCTGTACCTGATCCGCAAGAACACCCCGTGGCCGTTGCTGCGGATGGCCGCTCACGTCATGACCGGTGCGACGATCTGGTTCAACGCGAGCTCGCAGGGCCAGATCAGCGCGGACCCGGTCAAGGCCGCCTCCCACGGGGTCATGCCGGTCCTGTTCGTGATCGGCGTGGAGGCTGCCCGCCGCCTGATCATCCAAAAGGCCAGGCTGGAGGCGGGAACGGTCACCGACCGGATTCCGATGCACCGCTGGATCCTCTCGCCGTTCGCGACGCCGAGGTTCTACCGCCGGATGCGGCTGCACGGGATCGCCTCGTACCCGGAGATGATCCGGCGCCAGCAGGATCTCATCGGTTACGAGCAGTGGCTCAAGCGCAAGTACGACGGCGACCTGAGCAAGGCGACCGAGGACGAGCTGCTGCCGATGAAGATGGCCGCCCACGGATACACGGTCGCCGAGGCCCTCGCGATGCCTGAGCGGCAGGAACGCGAGGGTGAGGCCCGCGCGGAGGAGGCCGAACGCCGGCGCCTGGACGCGGAGACGCGTCAGGAGCTCGCGCGGAAGCAGGCCGAGGCCGACCGGCTGGAGGCGGAGGGCAAGCTCGAAGCCGTCCGCGCCCGGGTGGAGGGCGAGACCGGTCAGGCGCGCGCACACGCCCGAGCCCAGGTCAGCGCCGCAGAGCGGGCCGCTGAGCTGGAGGAGGCGGCGCTGGAGACGGCCGTCATCGCCGAGGCCCGCGCCCGCGAGGCTGAGGCGGCCCGCAAGGAAGCCCAGGAGCGCGAGGCCAAGGCCGCCGCGGACATCCGCGCGGCGGAGCTGGAGTGCCAGGCGGCGGAGAAGCGGAAGCTCGCGGCGGAGGCCGACCGGGTCGCCGCGGCGGAGGCGCAGGCGATCGAGACTGCGGAGATCGCGGAGGCCCGGCAGCGTGCTGCCGAAGCCGATCGGGTCGCTGCCGAAACGGAGAAGGCCGCTGCCGAAACCCGCCGCCGCGCCGCCGAAGCCGACCGGCTCGGGGCGGAGGAGAACGAGCGCAAGGCGCTCGCCGACGCCAACACGCAGGCGGCCCGGAAGCGCGAGGCCGAAACCGAGGTCGCTGCTGCCGAAGCGCGGCTCGCCGCCGCCGAAATCGAGCGGCGCGCGGTCGAAATCGAGGACAGCGCGAAGCTCACTCCGCGCGAGCGGGCAGTCCGCAAGGTCGCCCGGATGATCCTCGCTGTTGGCGACGACGCCAGTCGGCCGACGCTCGCAGATATCCAGCGTGAGCTGGCGGTGTCCTCCACGGACACCGCCTCGAAGTACCGCCAGGAGGCGGTCGACCTGCTCGCATGCGGCTACCGCCCGGAGCAGTGA